A part of Streptomyces sp. NBC_01497 genomic DNA contains:
- a CDS encoding YebC/PmpR family DNA-binding transcriptional regulator codes for MSGHSKWATTKHKKAVIDAKRGKLFAKLIKNIEVAARTGGADIEGNPTLFDAVQKAKKQSVPNKNIDSALKRGAGLEAGGAEYETIMYEGYGPNGVAVLIECLTDNRNRAASDVRVAMTRNGGSMADPGSVSYLFNRKGVVVVPKGELSEDDVLGAVLEAGAEEVNDLGESFEVLSEATDLVAVRTALQEAGIDYDSADANFVPTMQVELDEEGARKIFKLIDALEDSDDVQNVFANFDVSDEVMEKVDV; via the coding sequence ATGTCCGGCCACTCTAAATGGGCTACGACGAAGCACAAGAAGGCCGTGATCGATGCCAAGCGCGGCAAACTCTTCGCGAAGCTGATCAAGAACATCGAAGTCGCCGCGCGCACCGGTGGCGCCGACATCGAGGGCAACCCGACACTGTTCGACGCCGTGCAGAAGGCGAAGAAGCAGTCGGTCCCCAACAAGAACATCGACTCGGCGCTCAAGCGCGGCGCCGGCCTTGAGGCCGGCGGCGCCGAGTACGAGACGATCATGTACGAGGGTTACGGCCCGAACGGCGTCGCCGTGCTCATCGAGTGCCTCACGGACAACCGCAACCGCGCCGCCTCCGACGTCCGCGTCGCCATGACGCGCAACGGCGGCTCCATGGCGGACCCGGGCTCCGTGTCGTACCTGTTCAACCGCAAGGGTGTCGTCGTCGTCCCCAAGGGCGAGCTGTCCGAGGACGACGTCCTGGGCGCGGTCCTCGAAGCGGGCGCCGAGGAGGTCAACGACCTCGGTGAGTCCTTCGAGGTGCTGAGCGAGGCCACCGACCTGGTCGCGGTGCGCACCGCCCTGCAGGAGGCCGGCATCGACTACGACTCCGCCGACGCCAACTTCGTCCCGACCATGCAGGTCGAGCTGGACGAGGAGGGCGCGCGGAAGATCTTCAAGCTGATCGACGCGCTGGAGGACAGCGACGACGTGCAGAACGTCTTCGCGAACTTCGACGTGTCCGACGAGGTCATGGAGAAGGTCGACGTCTGA
- the ruvB gene encoding Holliday junction branch migration DNA helicase RuvB — protein MNWDVPAEDTDVADATDIGTEAVDRLVGASADGEDQAVEAALRPKSLSEFVGQERVREQLDLVLKAALARGATSDHVLFSGSPGLGKTTLAMIVAAEMGAPIRITSGPAIQHAGDLAAILSSLQEGEVLFLDEIHRMSRPAEEMLYMAMEDFRVDVIVGKGPGATAIPLELPPFTLVGATTRAGLLPPPLRDRFGFTGHMEFYNSAELERVLHRSAQLLDVDVDPAGAAEIAGRSRGTPRIANRLLRRVRDYAQVKGDGHVTREVAAAALRVYEVDERGLDRLDRAVLGALLKLFGGGPVGLSTLAVAVGEERETVEEVAEPFLVREGLLARTPRGRVATPAAWGHLGLTAPQHAPGASGQQGLFGA, from the coding sequence GTGAACTGGGACGTTCCCGCAGAGGACACCGACGTCGCAGACGCCACGGACATCGGGACCGAGGCCGTCGACCGGCTGGTCGGCGCGTCCGCGGACGGCGAGGACCAGGCCGTCGAGGCGGCACTGCGTCCCAAGTCGCTGTCCGAGTTCGTCGGCCAGGAGCGCGTACGGGAGCAGCTCGACCTGGTGCTCAAGGCGGCGCTCGCCCGTGGCGCCACCTCCGACCACGTCCTGTTCTCGGGATCGCCGGGCCTCGGCAAGACCACCCTCGCGATGATCGTCGCGGCCGAGATGGGCGCCCCGATCCGCATCACCTCTGGCCCCGCGATCCAGCACGCGGGCGACCTCGCGGCGATCCTCTCCTCCCTCCAGGAGGGCGAGGTGCTGTTCCTCGACGAGATCCACCGCATGTCGCGGCCGGCCGAGGAGATGCTGTACATGGCGATGGAGGACTTCCGCGTCGACGTCATCGTCGGCAAGGGTCCGGGCGCCACCGCGATCCCCCTGGAGCTGCCGCCGTTCACCCTGGTCGGTGCCACCACCCGGGCCGGACTGCTGCCGCCGCCGCTGCGGGACCGTTTCGGCTTCACCGGCCACATGGAGTTCTACAACAGCGCCGAGCTGGAGCGCGTGCTGCACCGCTCCGCCCAGCTGCTCGACGTCGACGTCGACCCGGCGGGCGCCGCGGAGATCGCCGGCCGCTCCCGCGGCACGCCGCGTATCGCGAACCGCCTGTTGCGCCGCGTACGGGACTACGCCCAGGTCAAGGGCGACGGGCATGTCACCCGCGAGGTCGCCGCCGCGGCCCTTCGGGTGTACGAGGTGGACGAGCGCGGCCTCGACCGGCTCGACCGGGCGGTGCTGGGCGCGCTGCTCAAGCTGTTCGGCGGCGGCCCCGTCGGCCTGTCCACCCTCGCGGTGGCGGTGGGGGAGGAGCGCGAGACCGTCGAGGAGGTCGCCGAGCCGTTCCTCGTGCGGGAGGGCCTGCTCGCGCGCACGCCCCGTGGTCGCGTCGCGACTCCCGCGGCCTGGGGGCACCTGGGTCTCACGGCCCCGCAGCACGCACCGGGAGCAAGCGGACAACAGGGCCTGTTCGGAGCCTGA
- the ruvC gene encoding crossover junction endodeoxyribonuclease RuvC, which produces MRVLGVDPGLTRCGIGVVEGVAGRPLTMLGVGVIRTPAESDLGPRLVAVEQGIEAWLDEYRPERVAVERVFSQNNVRTVMGTAQASAVAVLCASRRGIPVALHTPSEVKAAVTGSGRADKAQVGAMVTRLLRLAAPPKPADAADALALAICHIWRAPATDRLQQAQAAARAARAPRLPGGGPSVRKVTP; this is translated from the coding sequence ATGCGGGTTCTTGGCGTCGACCCCGGTCTGACCCGGTGCGGCATCGGCGTCGTCGAGGGGGTCGCGGGCCGGCCGCTCACGATGCTGGGTGTCGGGGTGATCCGTACGCCCGCGGAGAGCGACCTCGGGCCGCGGCTGGTCGCCGTCGAGCAGGGCATCGAGGCCTGGTTGGACGAGTACCGGCCCGAACGCGTCGCGGTGGAGCGGGTGTTCAGCCAGAACAACGTCCGTACGGTGATGGGCACGGCACAGGCCAGCGCCGTCGCGGTGCTCTGCGCGTCCCGCCGCGGGATCCCGGTGGCGCTGCACACCCCGAGCGAGGTCAAGGCCGCCGTCACCGGCAGCGGGCGCGCCGACAAGGCTCAGGTCGGCGCGATGGTCACCCGGCTGCTGCGCCTCGCGGCGCCCCCGAAGCCGGCGGACGCCGCCGACGCGCTCGCCCTCGCGATCTGCCACATCTGGCGGGCCCCCGCCACCGACCGCCTCCAGCAGGCCCAGGCCGCCGCGCGGGCCGCGCGCGCCCCGCGCCTGCCGGGAGGCGGCCCATCCGTCCGGAAGGTCACCCCATGA
- the yajC gene encoding preprotein translocase subunit YajC, whose protein sequence is MSIVTLLPFIVLIGAMFLMTRSAKKKQAAAASMRSDVQPGVGVRTIGGMFATVKEVHDEMVLLEVAPGVHAVYAKNAIGAVLDDEEYNRIVHGEEPAGDLGLDAPVVPDDASSLTEGGISKIDLGKKPGADLTKSEGESKDSAAGEAGSADTESKDAEPKDAAAQDAKDEAKTDGETGTK, encoded by the coding sequence GTGAGTATCGTGACCCTCCTCCCCTTCATCGTGCTCATCGGGGCCATGTTCCTGATGACGCGCTCCGCCAAGAAGAAGCAGGCGGCCGCGGCCTCGATGCGCAGCGACGTGCAGCCCGGTGTCGGCGTTCGCACCATCGGCGGCATGTTCGCGACCGTCAAGGAGGTCCACGACGAGATGGTCCTTCTGGAGGTCGCTCCCGGCGTGCACGCCGTCTACGCGAAGAACGCCATCGGTGCCGTCCTCGACGACGAGGAGTACAACCGGATCGTGCACGGCGAGGAGCCGGCCGGCGACCTCGGGCTGGACGCGCCGGTCGTCCCGGACGACGCCTCGTCGCTGACCGAGGGCGGGATCTCCAAGATCGACCTGGGCAAGAAGCCCGGCGCCGACCTGACGAAGTCCGAGGGTGAGTCCAAGGACTCCGCCGCGGGCGAGGCCGGCAGCGCGGACACCGAGTCGAAGGACGCCGAGCCGAAGGACGCCGCCGCCCAGGACGCCAAGGACGAGGCCAAGACCGACGGCGAGACCGGAACGAAGTAG
- a CDS encoding RelA/SpoT family protein: MPDEAKPLAATPEPHADRAQAEPETKQQARAGDAGPAGGSGTHPAEAAPGAPQARPNHTPPTAPKPVPATPSRAASPNRVRARLARLGVQRSSPYNPVLEPLLRTVRGNDPKIETATLRQIERAYQVAERWHRGQKRKSGDPYITHPLAVTTILAELGMDPATVMAGLLHDTVEDTEYGLDTLRQDFGDQVAALVDGVTKLDKVKFGEAAQAETVRKMVVAMARDPRVLVIKLADRLHNMRTMRFLKRDKQEKKARETLEIYAPLAHRLGMNTIKWELEDLAFAILYPKMYDEIVRLVAERAPKRDEYLAIVTDEVQADLRAARIKATVTGRPKHYYSVYQKMIVRGRDFAEIYDLVGIRVLVDTVRDCYAALGTVHARWNPVPGRFKDYVAMPKFNMYQSLHTTVIGPSGKPVELQIRTFDMHRRAEYGIAAHWKYKQDAVAGASKVRTDVPKSAGKGGGQDTVNDMAWLRQLLDWQKETEDPSEFLESLRFDLSRNEVFVFTPKGDVIALPAGATPVDFAYAVHTEVGHRTIGARVNGRLVPLESTLDNGDLVEVFTSKASGAGPSRDWLGFVKSPRARNKIRGWFSKERREEAIEQGKDAIARAMRKQNLPIQRILTGDSLVTLAHEMRYPDISSLYAAIGEGHVAAQGVVQKLVQALGGEEAANEDIEETTPPAHGRGKRRSNADPGVVVKGVDDVWVKLARCCTPVPGDPIIGFVTRGSGVSVHRADCVNVDSLSQQPERILEVEWAPTQSSVFLVAIQVEALDRSRLLSDVTRVLSDQHVNILSAAVQTSRDRVATSRFTFEMGDPKHLGHVLKAVRGVEGVYDVYRVTSARRP, from the coding sequence TTGCCAGACGAGGCCAAGCCACTGGCCGCCACGCCCGAGCCGCACGCCGACCGGGCCCAGGCGGAGCCCGAGACGAAGCAGCAGGCCCGAGCGGGCGACGCCGGGCCGGCCGGCGGCTCAGGGACGCACCCGGCCGAGGCAGCACCGGGGGCGCCTCAGGCGCGCCCGAACCACACGCCGCCCACGGCCCCCAAGCCCGTCCCCGCGACCCCTTCGCGCGCCGCGTCCCCCAATCGGGTACGTGCCAGGCTCGCCCGTCTGGGCGTGCAGCGGTCGTCCCCGTACAACCCGGTGCTGGAACCGCTGCTGCGCACGGTGCGGGGCAACGACCCCAAGATCGAGACGGCCACGCTGCGCCAGATCGAGCGGGCCTACCAGGTCGCGGAGCGCTGGCACCGGGGCCAGAAGCGCAAGAGCGGCGACCCGTACATCACGCACCCGCTCGCCGTCACCACCATCCTGGCCGAGCTGGGGATGGATCCGGCCACGGTGATGGCCGGGCTGCTGCACGACACCGTCGAGGACACCGAGTACGGCCTGGACACCCTGCGCCAGGACTTCGGCGACCAGGTGGCGGCCCTCGTGGACGGCGTCACCAAGCTCGACAAGGTCAAGTTCGGTGAGGCGGCGCAGGCCGAGACCGTCCGCAAGATGGTCGTCGCGATGGCCCGCGACCCGCGCGTCCTGGTGATCAAGCTCGCCGACCGCCTGCACAACATGCGCACCATGCGCTTCCTCAAGCGGGACAAGCAGGAGAAGAAGGCCCGGGAGACGCTGGAGATCTACGCCCCCCTGGCCCACCGGCTCGGCATGAACACCATCAAGTGGGAGCTGGAGGACCTCGCCTTCGCGATCCTCTACCCCAAGATGTACGACGAGATCGTCCGCCTCGTCGCGGAGCGCGCGCCCAAGCGCGACGAGTACCTGGCCATAGTGACCGACGAGGTGCAGGCCGACCTGCGGGCCGCGCGGATCAAGGCGACCGTCACCGGCCGACCGAAGCACTACTACAGCGTGTACCAGAAGATGATCGTCCGCGGCCGGGACTTCGCGGAGATCTACGACCTGGTGGGCATCCGCGTCCTCGTCGACACCGTCCGTGACTGCTATGCGGCGCTCGGTACCGTCCACGCCCGGTGGAACCCGGTACCGGGGCGGTTCAAGGACTACGTCGCGATGCCCAAGTTCAACATGTACCAGTCGCTGCACACGACGGTCATCGGGCCCAGCGGCAAGCCCGTCGAACTGCAGATCCGCACGTTCGACATGCACCGCCGCGCCGAGTACGGCATCGCCGCGCACTGGAAGTACAAGCAGGACGCCGTCGCGGGCGCCTCCAAGGTCCGCACGGACGTGCCCAAGTCCGCCGGCAAGGGCGGCGGGCAGGACACCGTCAACGACATGGCGTGGCTGCGCCAGTTGCTCGACTGGCAGAAGGAGACGGAGGACCCCAGCGAGTTCCTGGAGTCGCTGCGCTTCGACCTCTCCCGCAACGAGGTCTTCGTCTTCACACCGAAGGGCGACGTCATAGCGCTGCCGGCCGGCGCCACCCCCGTCGACTTCGCGTACGCGGTGCACACCGAGGTCGGTCACCGCACCATCGGCGCGCGGGTCAACGGGCGGCTCGTACCGCTGGAGTCGACGCTCGACAACGGCGACCTGGTGGAGGTCTTCACCTCCAAGGCGTCCGGTGCGGGCCCCTCCCGCGACTGGCTCGGCTTCGTCAAGTCGCCCCGGGCACGCAACAAGATCCGCGGCTGGTTCTCCAAGGAGCGCCGCGAGGAGGCCATCGAACAGGGCAAGGACGCCATCGCGCGGGCGATGCGTAAGCAGAACCTGCCGATCCAGCGGATACTGACCGGCGATTCGCTGGTGACCCTCGCGCACGAGATGCGCTACCCCGATATCTCGTCCCTTTACGCGGCGATCGGCGAGGGCCATGTCGCGGCGCAGGGCGTCGTGCAGAAGCTGGTGCAGGCGCTCGGCGGCGAGGAGGCGGCCAACGAGGACATCGAGGAGACGACACCGCCCGCGCACGGCCGGGGCAAGCGCCGGTCCAACGCGGACCCCGGGGTCGTCGTCAAGGGTGTCGACGACGTGTGGGTGAAGCTCGCGCGGTGCTGTACACCGGTGCCGGGCGACCCGATCATCGGTTTCGTCACGCGCGGCAGCGGGGTGTCCGTGCACCGCGCCGACTGCGTCAACGTGGACTCGCTGTCGCAGCAGCCCGAACGGATCCTCGAAGTCGAGTGGGCGCCGACCCAGTCGTCGGTGTTCCTCGTGGCGATCCAGGTCGAGGCGCTGGACCGGTCCCGGCTGCTCTCGGACGTCACCCGGGTGCTGTCGGATCAGCATGTGAACATCCTGTCGGCAGCGGTCCAGACATCCCGCGACCGTGTGGCCACCTCGCGC
- the secD gene encoding protein translocase subunit SecD — protein sequence MAAPKKGRRSAGSPGRPGRTLSLFLIVIAALVGGMFWSGDTAPRLGIDLAGGTTITLKAQNTPGKPNAINKTNMDTAVDIMNRRVNGLGVSEAEVQTQGSDNIVVNIPKGTNEAQARQQVGQTAQLYFRPVLTVAAGAPTPQPSTSGSPKATPSGSPGATPSGKASSSAGGTTATDKASGSPSASSTTQGRAVTSALQKDPSPTPSGDASAPASPPATDATTPPDPATAALQKKFEALDCSSKAQRTKANQGAGPKDTIVACGQDSNKQWEKYVLGPSALEGTDVKKSQGVFDSQNAQWIVTLDFTGAGSKKFSTITGQLSQQQAPMNQFAIVLDGNVESAPSVSQTLSGSAQISGSFDQQSAKDLGNVLSYGALPLSFHEETVTTVTAALGSQQLKAGLIAGGVGFLLVLIYLIAYYRGLAAIAVLSLVVSAVLTYTLMALLGSGIGFALNLPAVCGAIVAIGITADSFIVYFERIRDEIREGRTLRPAVERAWPRARRTVLVSDFVSFLAAAVLFIVTVGKVQGFAFTLGLTTVLDVVVVFLFTKPVMTLLARRKFFSDGHPWSGLDPKRLGAKPPLRRSRPVGGASSSDHPKEA from the coding sequence GTGGCAGCACCCAAGAAGGGTCGAAGGTCTGCGGGCTCGCCAGGCAGGCCGGGCCGCACCCTTTCATTGTTCCTGATCGTCATCGCCGCCCTGGTGGGCGGCATGTTCTGGTCGGGAGACACCGCACCGCGCCTGGGCATCGACCTCGCGGGCGGTACGACGATCACGCTGAAGGCGCAGAACACGCCGGGTAAGCCCAACGCGATCAACAAGACCAACATGGACACCGCGGTCGACATCATGAACCGCCGTGTCAACGGTCTCGGTGTCTCCGAGGCCGAGGTCCAGACGCAGGGCAGCGACAACATCGTCGTGAACATCCCCAAGGGGACCAACGAGGCCCAGGCCCGTCAGCAGGTCGGCCAGACCGCCCAGCTGTACTTCCGGCCCGTGCTGACCGTGGCGGCGGGCGCTCCGACGCCCCAGCCGTCCACCAGCGGCTCCCCGAAGGCCACCCCGAGCGGTTCGCCCGGCGCGACCCCGAGCGGCAAGGCGTCGTCCTCCGCAGGGGGAACGACCGCCACCGACAAGGCCTCCGGTTCGCCGTCGGCCAGTTCCACCACCCAGGGGCGCGCGGTCACCAGCGCCCTGCAGAAGGATCCCTCTCCGACGCCGTCCGGCGACGCGAGTGCCCCGGCCTCACCGCCGGCCACGGACGCCACCACACCGCCGGACCCGGCGACCGCGGCGCTGCAGAAGAAGTTCGAGGCCCTGGACTGCAGCAGCAAGGCGCAGCGGACCAAGGCCAACCAGGGTGCGGGCCCGAAGGACACGATCGTCGCCTGCGGCCAGGACTCGAACAAGCAGTGGGAGAAGTACGTCCTCGGCCCGTCCGCCCTGGAGGGCACTGACGTCAAGAAGTCCCAGGGCGTCTTCGACAGCCAGAACGCCCAGTGGATCGTCACCCTCGACTTCACCGGCGCGGGCAGCAAGAAGTTCTCGACGATCACCGGCCAGCTGTCGCAGCAGCAGGCGCCGATGAACCAGTTCGCCATCGTCCTCGACGGCAACGTCGAGTCCGCCCCCTCGGTCAGCCAGACCCTGAGCGGCAGCGCCCAGATCTCCGGCAGCTTCGACCAGCAGTCGGCGAAGGACCTCGGCAACGTGCTGTCGTACGGCGCTCTGCCGCTGTCCTTCCACGAGGAGACGGTCACGACCGTCACGGCGGCGCTCGGCAGCCAGCAGCTCAAGGCGGGCCTGATCGCCGGCGGCGTCGGCTTCCTGCTGGTGCTGATCTACCTCATCGCCTACTACCGGGGTCTGGCCGCGATCGCGGTCCTCAGCCTCGTGGTCTCGGCGGTGCTCACGTACACACTGATGGCGCTCCTCGGCTCCGGCATCGGCTTCGCGCTGAACCTGCCGGCCGTCTGCGGTGCCATCGTCGCGATCGGTATCACCGCCGACTCGTTCATCGTGTACTTCGAACGGATCCGGGACGAGATCAGAGAGGGCCGCACCCTGCGGCCCGCCGTCGAGCGCGCCTGGCCGCGCGCCCGGCGCACGGTGCTGGTCTCCGACTTCGTCTCCTTCCTGGCCGCCGCCGTGCTGTTCATCGTCACGGTCGGCAAGGTGCAGGGCTTCGCGTTCACGCTGGGCCTGACCACCGTCCTCGACGTAGTCGTGGTGTTCCTGTTCACCAAGCCCGTGATGACGTTGCTGGCGCGCCGGAAGTTCTTCTCCGACGGCCACCCGTGGTCCGGTCTCGACCCGAAGCGGCTCGGAGCCAAACCGCCCCTGCGCCGCTCCCGCCCGGTCGGTGGCGCTTCCTCGTCCGACCACCCGAAGGAGGCGTGA
- a CDS encoding adenine phosphoribosyltransferase translates to MSGEETRELLLSRIRDVADYPEPGVMFKDITPLLADPAAFRLLTEALAEDCRRMGATKIVGLEARGFILAAPVSVVTGIGFVPVRKAGKLPGATLSQSYDLEYGTAEIEVHAEDLVAGDRVAVIDDVLATGGTAEAAVELIRRAGAEVAGVSVLMELGFLDGRARLQKVLRGAPLEALLTV, encoded by the coding sequence GTGAGCGGGGAGGAGACCAGGGAGCTGCTGCTCTCCCGGATCCGGGACGTCGCGGACTATCCGGAGCCCGGCGTGATGTTCAAGGACATCACCCCGCTGCTCGCGGACCCGGCCGCGTTCCGGCTGCTGACCGAGGCGCTCGCCGAGGACTGCCGCAGGATGGGCGCCACGAAGATCGTGGGCCTGGAGGCCCGCGGCTTCATCCTGGCCGCGCCCGTCTCGGTCGTGACCGGCATCGGCTTCGTGCCGGTCCGCAAGGCGGGCAAGCTGCCGGGCGCGACGCTCTCGCAGAGTTATGACCTGGAGTACGGCACCGCGGAGATCGAGGTCCACGCCGAGGACCTCGTCGCCGGCGACCGGGTCGCCGTCATCGACGACGTGCTCGCCACGGGAGGTACGGCCGAGGCCGCCGTGGAGCTGATCAGGCGGGCCGGGGCCGAGGTCGCCGGGGTGTCCGTGCTCATGGAGCTCGGGTTCCTGGACGGCAGGGCCCGGCTGCAGAAGGTCCTGCGGGGTGCCCCGCTGGAGGCCCTCCTCACGGTCTGA
- the secF gene encoding protein translocase subunit SecF, with product MSRISAFTARLYRGEVGYDFVGKRKIWYSISVLIAITAIVGLGVRGINESIDFKGGAVFTTPKTSISVEEAVSDAQSASGKTALVQKLGNGSLRIQIADITTTQSDPIKAELAKDLKVDQNAITADLVGPSWGSTIANKAWTGLIIFLVLVVIYLAIAFEWRMAVAAFVALLHDIVITVGVYALVGFQVSPGTVIGLLTILGYSLYDTVVVFDSLKEQSKGITKQTRYTYSEVANNSINSTLVRSINTTVVALLPVAGLLFIGGGFLGAGDLNDIALSLFVGLAAGAYSSIFIATPLVAELKEREPQMKALRKRVLAKRAKEEQAGGPGGEASPLPAGAGPTPAVAGPRDRPRGGRSSGSTGRRR from the coding sequence ATGTCACGGATCAGTGCGTTCACCGCTCGTCTCTACCGCGGCGAGGTCGGCTACGACTTCGTGGGCAAGCGCAAGATCTGGTACAGCATCTCGGTGCTCATCGCGATCACGGCGATCGTCGGGCTCGGGGTGCGCGGCATCAACGAGAGCATCGACTTCAAGGGCGGCGCGGTCTTCACCACGCCGAAGACGAGCATCTCGGTCGAGGAAGCCGTCTCCGACGCGCAGAGCGCGTCGGGCAAGACGGCCCTCGTCCAAAAGCTCGGCAACGGCTCGCTGCGCATCCAGATCGCGGACATCACGACCACACAGTCCGACCCGATCAAGGCGGAGCTGGCCAAGGACCTCAAGGTCGACCAGAACGCGATCACGGCGGACCTGGTCGGTCCGAGCTGGGGCTCCACCATCGCCAACAAGGCGTGGACCGGTCTGATCATCTTCCTGGTCCTTGTGGTGATCTACCTGGCGATCGCCTTCGAATGGCGCATGGCGGTCGCGGCGTTCGTCGCGCTGCTGCACGACATCGTCATCACCGTCGGTGTGTACGCGCTGGTGGGCTTCCAGGTCTCGCCCGGCACCGTGATCGGCCTGCTGACGATCCTCGGTTACTCGCTCTACGACACGGTCGTGGTCTTCGACAGCCTCAAGGAGCAGTCGAAGGGGATCACCAAGCAGACCAGGTACACGTACTCCGAGGTCGCCAACAACTCGATCAACAGCACCCTGGTCCGGTCGATCAACACGACCGTCGTGGCCCTGCTGCCCGTCGCGGGCCTGCTGTTCATCGGCGGCGGCTTCCTCGGCGCCGGCGACCTGAACGACATCGCGCTCTCGCTGTTCGTCGGCCTCGCGGCCGGCGCGTACTCCTCCATCTTCATCGCGACGCCGCTCGTGGCGGAGCTCAAGGAGCGCGAGCCGCAGATGAAGGCGCTGCGCAAGCGGGTCCTCGCCAAGCGCGCCAAGGAGGAGCAGGCCGGCGGCCCGGGTGGCGAGGCGTCCCCTCTGCCGGCCGGCGCCGGTCCCACCCCCGCGGTGGCGGGACCGCGTGACCGTCCGCGCGGCGGCCGCTCCTCCGGCTCCACGGGGAGGCGCAGGTGA
- the ruvA gene encoding Holliday junction branch migration protein RuvA — protein sequence MIAFLSGRVAAVAPSTAVIEVGGVGMAVQCAPATLAGLRLGEQARLATSLVVREDSLTLYGFADDDERQVFELLQSASGVGPRLAQAMLAVHSPDALRIAVATGDEKALTAVPGIGKKGAQKLLLELKDRLGPPLGTGAAARPGALAAGPAPWSEQLLAALVGLGYQSREAEEAVVQVTPQAEAALAQGTAPPVPQLLRAALQSLNRTH from the coding sequence ATGATCGCGTTCCTCAGCGGCCGGGTCGCCGCCGTCGCCCCGAGTACGGCGGTGATCGAGGTCGGCGGCGTCGGCATGGCCGTGCAGTGTGCGCCCGCCACCCTCGCCGGGCTCCGCCTGGGCGAGCAGGCCCGACTCGCCACCTCCCTCGTCGTACGGGAGGACTCGCTCACGCTCTACGGCTTCGCCGACGACGACGAGCGGCAGGTCTTCGAGCTGCTGCAGAGCGCCAGCGGGGTGGGTCCCCGGCTCGCCCAGGCCATGCTCGCCGTGCACAGCCCGGACGCGCTGCGCATCGCCGTCGCCACGGGGGACGAGAAGGCGCTCACGGCCGTGCCCGGCATCGGCAAGAAGGGCGCGCAGAAGCTCCTGCTGGAGTTGAAGGACCGGCTCGGCCCGCCGCTCGGCACGGGCGCGGCGGCCCGTCCCGGCGCCCTGGCGGCCGGACCCGCCCCCTGGAGCGAGCAGCTGCTCGCGGCGCTCGTCGGGCTCGGCTACCAGAGCCGGGAGGCCGAGGAGGCCGTCGTGCAGGTCACCCCGCAGGCCGAGGCCGCCCTCGCCCAGGGGACCGCGCCGCCGGTGCCGCAGCTGCTGCGGGCCGCGCTGCAGAGCCTGAACCGCACGCACTGA